The following proteins come from a genomic window of Limnohabitans sp. 103DPR2:
- a CDS encoding PAS domain-containing sensor histidine kinase: MKPTNWWRRWWKRQNPVRQDRFASLAPIASVLLFLSAIIFSFWYLRVEEIDREQEAVKRDVEYSQQRLRLRLLERQEQIMRLARDASNKDIDIKEFTRRAESLVMKNPELQTVAWVDDKRKILASQTAPSVLVSQKWRVGEVLKWGESENSYSLARDLMQPVYSQEDDGSLSIGSPGAGQENYARNVVLQLHTPLTNSQGRFNGVVMAEYAVESLLRYGVPTEILAKYAVSLLDSEGNLIAGQTIPKRTSIWNFIPGILNQNNEFEVPVSPVGNGLILRAQTWKTSQDLVGSGLFWLVSSLSLLTAWMLIGNWRHTRKRQQTQKELMAETNFRRAMENSMLTGMRALDMEGRITYVNLAFCQMTGWQENELIGAVAPFPYWPDEDRDQLMARLEEEMSGKQIAGGFQVRVKRKNNSIFDARLYVSPLIDAMGQQTGWMTSMTDITEPNRVREQLAASYERFTIVLEALDASVSVAPLGSEELLFANKLYRQWFGTDTNGHLSLVEKAGMLDIRNAELELDDVDALAGLPTESLTVAPAERAEIYVSHLSKWLEIRTRYINWADGRLAQLVIATDITTRRQAEELAAQQAERAQNASRLITMGEMASSVAHELNQPLTAITNYCNGMLSRIKGQQIEEKDLVWALEKTAHQAQRAGQIIHRIRSFVKRSEPNRTESDVLTMVNEAVELAEIELRRRNVRLSHYVASRLPKLQVDPILIEQVLVNLMKNAAESIDNAERPVGQRHVELRVVPKVVDQQNTVYFSVTDTGKGLPPEVMDRLYEAFFSTKSEGMGIGLNLCRTIVESHKGRIAAENLYNADEVVGCCFSFWIPSGGTTLI, encoded by the coding sequence ATGAAACCTACCAACTGGTGGCGCCGGTGGTGGAAACGCCAGAATCCAGTTCGCCAAGACCGTTTTGCCAGTTTGGCCCCTATTGCTTCTGTTCTTCTGTTCTTAAGTGCCATCATTTTTTCGTTTTGGTACTTGCGCGTAGAGGAAATTGACCGCGAACAAGAGGCTGTGAAACGCGATGTGGAATACAGCCAGCAACGTCTGCGCCTGCGGTTATTGGAACGCCAAGAACAAATCATGCGTTTGGCCAGGGACGCATCCAACAAAGACATCGACATCAAAGAGTTCACAAGAAGGGCTGAATCCTTGGTGATGAAAAACCCAGAACTGCAAACTGTGGCGTGGGTTGATGACAAACGAAAAATATTGGCCAGTCAAACGGCACCCAGCGTCTTGGTCAGTCAAAAGTGGCGCGTTGGCGAAGTTCTGAAATGGGGCGAATCCGAAAACAGCTACAGCTTGGCTCGAGATTTGATGCAACCTGTTTATTCTCAAGAAGACGATGGAAGCTTGTCGATTGGAAGTCCTGGTGCTGGACAAGAAAATTACGCGCGCAACGTGGTGTTACAACTGCACACACCGTTGACCAATTCACAAGGCCGCTTCAATGGTGTTGTGATGGCGGAATATGCAGTAGAAAGTTTGTTGCGCTATGGCGTGCCAACAGAAATTTTGGCGAAGTATGCCGTCTCATTGCTTGACAGCGAGGGCAATTTGATTGCAGGCCAGACCATTCCAAAGCGAACCAGCATCTGGAATTTCATACCTGGTATCTTGAACCAAAACAATGAGTTTGAAGTGCCGGTCTCGCCTGTCGGCAATGGGTTGATATTGCGTGCACAAACTTGGAAAACTTCGCAAGATTTGGTGGGCAGCGGCTTATTCTGGCTGGTCAGTTCTTTGAGTTTACTCACAGCATGGATGTTGATTGGCAATTGGCGTCACACACGAAAGCGTCAGCAAACACAAAAAGAATTGATGGCAGAAACCAACTTCCGCCGCGCCATGGAAAACTCCATGCTGACGGGCATGCGTGCGCTCGACATGGAAGGTCGGATCACGTATGTCAATTTGGCTTTTTGTCAGATGACCGGATGGCAAGAAAACGAACTCATTGGCGCCGTGGCGCCCTTTCCATACTGGCCCGATGAGGACCGCGACCAACTGATGGCCCGATTGGAAGAGGAGATGAGCGGCAAACAAATTGCCGGTGGTTTTCAAGTTCGCGTCAAACGCAAAAACAACAGCATTTTTGATGCCCGTCTGTACGTCTCTCCATTGATTGATGCCATGGGTCAACAAACCGGTTGGATGACTTCCATGACCGACATCACGGAACCCAACCGAGTCCGAGAGCAATTGGCAGCATCCTACGAACGCTTCACAATTGTGTTGGAAGCTTTGGATGCGTCTGTCTCTGTTGCACCTCTTGGCAGTGAAGAACTATTGTTTGCCAACAAACTTTACCGCCAGTGGTTTGGCACAGACACGAATGGCCATTTGAGTTTGGTTGAAAAAGCAGGCATGTTAGACATTCGCAATGCCGAACTCGAATTGGATGATGTTGACGCTTTGGCGGGATTACCCACTGAAAGCTTGACGGTCGCCCCAGCAGAACGGGCCGAAATTTATGTTTCGCACCTCAGCAAATGGCTTGAAATTCGCACGCGATACATCAACTGGGCTGATGGCAGACTGGCGCAATTGGTCATTGCAACCGACATCACGACACGAAGGCAAGCTGAAGAATTGGCAGCGCAGCAAGCAGAACGCGCGCAAAACGCCAGCCGCCTGATCACCATGGGTGAAATGGCCTCCAGTGTGGCCCATGAACTCAATCAACCTCTGACAGCCATCACCAACTATTGCAATGGCATGTTGTCACGCATCAAAGGCCAACAAATTGAAGAGAAAGACCTTGTTTGGGCCCTAGAAAAGACAGCACACCAAGCCCAACGTGCGGGTCAAATCATTCATCGCATTCGATCCTTCGTCAAACGCAGCGAACCGAACAGGACTGAATCTGACGTCCTAACCATGGTCAATGAAGCCGTTGAGTTGGCTGAAATTGAATTGAGACGCCGTAATGTGCGACTTTCGCATTACGTCGCATCCCGCTTGCCCAAGCTTCAAGTCGACCCCATCCTGATTGAACAGGTGTTGGTCAACTTGATGAAAAATGCAGCAGAGTCCATTGACAATGCTGAACGCCCCGTTGGACAGCGCCATGTTGAGCTACGTGTGGTTCCCAAGGTAGTAGACCAACAAAATACGGTTTATTTTTCTGTCACCGACACCGGAAAAGGCCTGCCACCTGAGGTCATGGACAGGCTTTACGAGGCCTTTTTCTCAACCAAATCGGAAGGCATGGGCATTGGCCTGAATTTATGCCGGACCATTGTGGAATCTCACAAAGGCAGAATTGCCGCCGAGAACCTCTACAATGCCGACGAGGTAGTTGGATGTTGTTTTTCCTTTTGGATCCCATCCGGCGGAACGACTTTGATTTGA
- a CDS encoding response regulator transcription factor, with protein sequence MSLIPKKGTVYVVDDDEAVRDSLQWLLEGKDYRVRCFDSAESFLSRYDPREVACLIVDIRMGGMTGLELQDKLVERRSPLPIVFITGHGDVPMAVNTMKKGAMDFIQKPFKEDELVSLVERMLDSARESFSEYQNAANRDALLSKLTGREAQVLERIVAGRLNKQIADDLGISIKTVEAHRANIMEKLNANTVADLLKIALGQNAPKA encoded by the coding sequence ATGAGTTTGATACCCAAAAAAGGAACTGTTTACGTTGTCGACGACGACGAGGCCGTTCGCGATTCACTTCAGTGGCTGTTAGAAGGCAAAGATTACCGTGTTCGATGCTTTGACTCTGCTGAATCATTTCTCAGCCGCTACGACCCGCGTGAGGTTGCTTGCCTGATCGTTGACATCCGCATGGGCGGCATGACGGGTCTTGAATTGCAAGACAAGCTGGTCGAGCGTCGCTCTCCTTTGCCCATTGTGTTCATCACTGGCCACGGCGACGTGCCCATGGCAGTCAACACCATGAAAAAAGGTGCGATGGACTTTATTCAAAAGCCATTCAAAGAAGACGAATTGGTGAGTTTGGTTGAACGCATGCTGGACAGCGCGCGTGAGTCTTTCTCGGAGTATCAAAACGCTGCCAATCGTGATGCGCTGCTGTCTAAACTGACCGGTCGTGAAGCCCAAGTCCTTGAGCGCATTGTGGCGGGTCGTTTGAACAAACAGATCGCCGACGACTTAGGCATCAGCATCAAAACAGTTGAGGCACATCGCGCCAACATCATGGAAAAATTGAATGCCAACACAGTGGCAGATCTGCTCAAAATTGCATTGGGACAAAACGCACCCAAAGCTTAA
- the folD gene encoding bifunctional methylenetetrahydrofolate dehydrogenase/methenyltetrahydrofolate cyclohydrolase FolD, with protein MTAQRIDGNALSQQLRAEVATRTTALKAKGITPGLAVVLVGENPASQVYVRNKVKACHDSGLHSVLEKYPDSMSEADLLARVQALNNDPSIHGILVQLPLPAHIDAQKVIEAISPAKDVDGFHIASAGALMTGMPGFWPCTPYGCMKMLESIGYDLKGKHAVVIGRSNIVGKPMAMMLLQKNATVTICHSATKDLKAMTLQADVIVAAVGKRNVLTADMVKPGAVVLDVGMNRNDEGKLCGDVDFADVEQVASYITPVPGGVGPMTITMLLVNTLEAAERTAA; from the coding sequence ATGACCGCACAACGCATTGATGGCAACGCCCTCTCCCAACAACTGCGTGCAGAAGTTGCTACGCGCACAACAGCGCTGAAAGCCAAAGGCATCACACCAGGTCTAGCCGTGGTGTTGGTTGGCGAGAACCCTGCCAGCCAGGTCTATGTGCGCAACAAGGTGAAGGCCTGTCACGACAGCGGCCTGCATTCAGTTTTAGAAAAATACCCAGACAGCATGAGCGAAGCCGATTTATTGGCACGTGTTCAAGCTCTAAACAACGACCCCAGCATTCACGGCATTTTGGTGCAATTACCCTTACCTGCGCACATTGATGCACAGAAGGTCATTGAGGCCATTTCACCCGCCAAAGATGTCGATGGCTTTCACATTGCAAGTGCCGGCGCTCTGATGACAGGCATGCCAGGCTTTTGGCCCTGCACGCCTTACGGCTGCATGAAAATGTTAGAAAGCATTGGCTACGACTTGAAGGGCAAACATGCCGTGGTCATTGGCCGTAGCAACATTGTGGGCAAACCCATGGCCATGATGCTCTTGCAAAAAAATGCCACCGTGACCATTTGCCACAGTGCAACCAAGGACCTCAAAGCCATGACGCTTCAGGCTGATGTCATTGTGGCTGCCGTTGGAAAACGAAACGTCTTAACCGCTGACATGGTCAAACCGGGTGCCGTGGTGTTGGACGTTGGCATGAACCGCAATGACGAAGGCAAGTTGTGTGGCGATGTGGACTTTGCAGACGTTGAGCAAGTTGCCAGCTACATCACGCCTGTGCCAGGCGGTGTTGGCCCGATGACCATCACCATGTTGTTGGTGAACACTTTAGAAGCTGCTGAACGTACTGCGGCTTGA